A DNA window from Helianthus annuus cultivar XRQ/B chromosome 15, HanXRQr2.0-SUNRISE, whole genome shotgun sequence contains the following coding sequences:
- the LOC110908854 gene encoding elongation of fatty acids protein 3-like, whose amino-acid sequence MTLTQKTLIYYLSEHPKIVNFRWSHTHSWGSTWSFLFTSIFAYLLLSLLLHLILHLLGRRRPVPLGPIPALHSLSMALISLTIFTGILVSAAAEIRDTRWFWRRTNTTPFQWFLCFPLGTRPSGRVFFWSYIFYLTRFLNTLRTFFAVLRRRNLSFFRLFNHSILITMSFLWLEFSQSFQVTGILLTTSVYSVVYGYRFWTAIGLRSACFPFVNSCQMVLLGCNVICHVGVLLLHFKKGGCNGIGAWGINSVLDAAVLMLFLNFYVSSYLRGRRKTLAFSPDHRGDDVAATVETDRIGCCESKDKDI is encoded by the coding sequence ATGACGTTGACCCAAAAGACATTAATATATTACCTATCGGAACACCCAAAAATAGTGAATTTCAGGTGGAGTCATACGCATTCATGGGGCTCCACCTGGTCATTCCTATTCACCTCTATCTTCGCCTACCTCCTCCTCTCTCTCCTTCTCCACCTCATCCTTCACCTCCTAGGCCGTAGACGGCCCGTCCCCCTAGGCCCAATCCCCGCCCTCCACTCCCTCTCCATGGCCCTCATCTCCCTCACCATCTTCACCGGAATCCTTGTGTCTGCGGCAGCCGAAATCCGCGACACCCGTTGGTTCTGGCGACGAACCAACACCACCCCTTTCCAATGGTTCCTCTGTTTCCCACTCGGAACCCGTCCATCGGGCCGCGTCTTTTTCTGGTCATATATATTCTACCTAACCCGGTTCCTCAACACACTCCGCACGTTTTTCGCGGTTCTTCGACGTCGAAACCTCTCGTTTTTCCGCCTCTTTAACCACTCAATCCTCATCACCATGTCCTTCCTTTGGCTTGAATTTTCACAATCGTTTCAAGTAACCGGAATCTTGTTAACAACCTCGGTGTACTCCGTGGTCTACGGGTACCGGTTCTGGACCGCGATTGGGCTCCGAAGCGCGTGTTTTCCGTTTGTTAACAGTTGTCAAATGGTTTTGCTTGGCTGCAATGTTATCTGTCACGTTGGTGTTCTTCTTCTACACTTCAAGAAAGGAGGATGCAATGGTATTGGTGCATGGGGAATTAATTCGGTTCTAGACGCTGCCGTTTTGATgctttttttgaatttttacgtCAGTAGTTATCTGAGGGGGCGGAGAAAGACCTTGGCGTTTTCGCCGGACCACCGTGGTGATGATGTTGCTGCCACCGTGGAAACTGATCGGATTGGTTGTTGCGAGAGCAAAGACAAAGATATTTGA